A single Cannabis sativa cultivar Pink pepper isolate KNU-18-1 chromosome 7, ASM2916894v1, whole genome shotgun sequence DNA region contains:
- the LOC115697085 gene encoding tyrosine decarboxylase-like: MNPLESEEFRRQGHMVIDFIADYYNNIESYPVLSRVEPGYLRKRLPKSAPKIPEPIETILKDVNDHIIPGLTHWQSPTHFALFPSSGSTAGFLGETLAAGLNVVGLNWVSSPAATELETVVMDWLGEMLKLPNSFLFSGTGGGVLMGTTCEAVICTLVAARDRKLNEIGRENIGKLVVYGSDHTHSAFQKASRIVGIHPENCRIIETSKKTLLSMSSEILKKKIVADVEAGLVPLFVCATVGTTATTAVDPLGPISDVAKDHDMWVHVDAAYAGSACICPEFRHFIDGVERVNSFSFNAHKWFFTTLDCCCLWVKDPIALTKSLSTSPEFLNNKATESKLVVDYKDWQITLSRRFRSLKLWLVLRSYGVERLQGFLRSHVKMAKQFEALLGTDDRFEVVVKRNFSLVCFRISPLAISKFKIIITTTTTTTTKNDVVFGDEYGVINGNVNLREACINDVNKELLESINGSGRVYMSHCMVGDVYALRFAVGSTLTEESHIVRAWKVVKQHADAILANYI, translated from the coding sequence ATGAACCCATTAGAATCCGAAGAGTTCAGAAGACAAGGCCATATGGTAATCGATTTCATAGCAGATTACTATAACAACATCGAATCCTACCCGGTTCTAAGCCGGGTCGAACCGGGTTATCTCCGAAAACGGTTACCCAAATCCGCTCCGAAAATTCCAGAACCTATCGAAACCATTCTCAAAGATGTGAACGACCACATTATTCCGGGTTTAACCCATTGGCAAAGCCCGACCCATTTCGCATTATTCCCATCCAGTGGGAGTACTGCCGGATTCCTCGGAGAAACCCTAGCTGCCGGGTTAAACGTCGTCGGACTCAACTGGGTCTCATCTCCGGCAGCCACGGAGCTGGAAACAGTAGTAATGGACTGGCTCGGAGAAATGCTCAAACTCCCTAACTCATTCCTCTTCTCCGGCACCGGCGGCGGCGTTCTGATGGGTACCACGTGTGAGGCGGTGATTTGCACACTTGTGGCGGCGAGAGATCGAAAGCTTAATGAAATCGGAAGAGAAAACATAGGAAAGCTTGTCGTTTACGGGTCGGATCATACCCACAGTGCTTTTCAAAAGGCATCCAGAATCGTTGGGATCCACCCGGAAAACTGTCGGATCATCGAGACGAGTAAAAAGACGCTTTTGTCCATGTCCTcagaaatattaaagaaaaagatAGTTGCTGACGTGGAAGCAGGATTGGTACCCCTCTTCGTTTGCGCAACAGTGGGGACCACAGCAACCACAGCGGTCGATCCACTAGGTCCGATATCCGACGTGGCAAAAGATCACGACATGTGGGTCCACGTGGACGCAGCTTACGCTGGAAGCGCGTGTATTTGTCCGGAATTCCGACATTTCATCGATGGAGTTGAGCGCGTGAACTCGTTTAGTTTCAACGCGCACAAGTGGTTTTTCACTACACTCGACTGTTGTTGCCTTTGGGTAAAGGATCCAATTGCGTTGACCAAGTCTTTATCGACAAGCCCTGAGTTTTTGAATAACAAAGCGACCGAGTCAAAGTTGGTCGTTGACTACAAAGACTGGCAAATAACACTAAGCAGGAGATTTCGTTCGCTTAAACTATGGTTAGTTCTTCGTAGCTATGGCGTTGAGAGACTCCAAGGGTTTCTACGAAGCCATGTAAAGATGGCTAAACAGTTCGAAGCTCTTTTAGGTACGGACGACAGGTTTGAGGTTGTCGTTAAGAGAAACTTTTCTTTGGTCTGTTTTAGGATTTCACCATTGGCCAtaagtaaattcaaaattattattactaCAACAACAACTACAACTACTAAAAACGACGTCGTCTTCGGTGATGAGTATGGTGTTATTAATGGTAACGTAAATTTACGTGAAGCATGCATAAATGACGTGAACAAAGAGTTGTTGGAGTCTATAAACGGGTCGGGTCGGGTTTACATGAGTCATTGCATGGTTGGTGACGTGTATGCTCTTCGTTTTGCTGTTGGGTCAACCTTGACTGAGGAATCTCACATTGTTAGGGCTTGGAAGGTGGTGAAACAGCATGCAGACGCAATATTAgccaattatatataa